The genome window ACGGCCCCACCACGGTGGTGATTGTACTCAAGGTGAATAGCGAAAAAGGCAGCCGCACCATGGGTATTGTGGTGGACGCGGTCTCCGAGGTCTACAACATCGATGAAGAATCGCTAAAGGCGGCGCCTGATTTCGGTCAAGCGATCAGTACCGATTTTGTAAAAGGCTTGGGTACGGTGGATGAAAAGATGATTATCGTTCTGGATATCGATCATCTTCTGAATTCAAGCGTGCTGAACGCGGTGGTTGACCAAGCGACCGAATAGAATCAAATTGCTATAGAACGCATTCTTTTCAACAAAACAAAGCATCCCATGTCGCGCCGCTCGATGGTCGCTGGTCAGGAAGAAAATTGAATGTCGAGGGAATTCGAGTTTACCGATAAGCATTTTCAACAAATTAGAAAGCTGGTTCTAGAGCATACCGGTATTCATCTTTCCGATATCAAGATGGATATGGTCTATAGTCGTTTGGCGCGCCGTCTGCGGCAACTCCATCTCAACTCCTTCACCGACTACCTGGAACTGCTGGCGCAGGGCGATGATGGTGAGCTGGGCAATTTCGTAAACTCCATCACCACCAATCTAACGTCGTTTTTTCGTGAGCAGCATCATTTTGAATATCTGAAGGCCACCGTACTGCCGCAGCTGATGCGACTCAATGCGGCCAGCAAGACCATCCGCATTTGGTCGGCCGGATGTTCCTCCGGTGAAGAGCCTTATAGTCTCGCCATTACAGTGAAGGAGGCCATCCCCGACAAGCTCGGCTGGGACGTCCGCATTCTGGCCACCGACCTCGATACCAACGTGATCGCCACCGGTAGTGAAGGCGTCTATACCTTGGAACGCGTCAACGGCCTGCCTCCGGCGGTGCTGAAACGCTGGTTTTATCGCGGCACGGGTGAGCGCGCCGGTCTGGTCAAGGCTTCCTCGGCGCTGCGTGATTTAATCATATTCAAACAACTCAATCTGATGGGCGACTGGCCCGTCAAAGCGGGGGTCGATGTCATCTTTTGCCGTAACGTGGTGATCTATTTCGATAAGGATACCCAGCGCCGCCTGTTTCACCGCTATGCCGATATCCTGCGCTCCGACGGCTACCTCTTCGTCGGGCATTCAGAAACGCTCTATAAGGTCTCCGAGCGTTTTAGGTTGTTGGGCAAAACCGTTTATCAGAGGATGGCCTGATGACAGGCGGATTCACTACAGCGCGGCCGGAGGCGAGGCAGCCTAAGGCATTGCCCGGCTTTTCCCATATCAATCGTTATTGGGACAAGATGCACGATGTCTATGCCGCCAAGATCCTGCCCGGCGAATATTATGTCAGTCTGGAAGGGGAAATGATCGTCACGGTATTGGGCTCTTGTGTCTCGGCCTGTATTCGCGACAGTGTGTTCGGCATCGGTGGCATGAATCACTTCATGCTGCCCATCGGCGCCGCGGGCGGCGGTAGCAACAGCACCTGGAACAATGCCGCCACGCGTTACGGCAATTTCGCTATGGAGGCGTTGATCAACGATGTGCTGAAGCACGGCGGCCGGCGCGAAAATCTGGAGTTGAAGATTTTCGGCGGCGGTATGGTGATGGAGCATATGACCAACATCGGCAAACAGAATATCGCCTTCGTGCATGAATTCATCAAAACCGAGGGGCTCAAGTTATTGGCGGAAGACTTGGGGGGTATCTATCCCCGGAAGGTCCACTATTTTCCCCAGTCCGGCAAGGTGAGGATGAAGAAGCTGCGCTCCATGCACAACAGGACCATTATCGAGCGTGAAGCCGATTATATGGACAGCCTCGAGACCAAGCCCATCGAGGGTGAAATCGATCTGTTCTGATCGATGCGGACGCGATG of Candidatus Tenderia electrophaga contains these proteins:
- a CDS encoding chemotaxis protein CheW, with product MNMIQGLDMDTIAGDSDGNQYLTFMLAGEEYGLDILRVREIKGWDNVTPIPNTPKYIKGVINLRGTIVPIIDLRQRFSLDAIEYGPTTVVIVLKVNSEKGSRTMGIVVDAVSEVYNIDEESLKAAPDFGQAISTDFVKGLGTVDEKMIIVLDIDHLLNSSVLNAVVDQATE
- a CDS encoding chemotaxis protein CheR, encoding MSREFEFTDKHFQQIRKLVLEHTGIHLSDIKMDMVYSRLARRLRQLHLNSFTDYLELLAQGDDGELGNFVNSITTNLTSFFREQHHFEYLKATVLPQLMRLNAASKTIRIWSAGCSSGEEPYSLAITVKEAIPDKLGWDVRILATDLDTNVIATGSEGVYTLERVNGLPPAVLKRWFYRGTGERAGLVKASSALRDLIIFKQLNLMGDWPVKAGVDVIFCRNVVIYFDKDTQRRLFHRYADILRSDGYLFVGHSETLYKVSERFRLLGKTVYQRMA
- a CDS encoding chemotaxis protein CheD produces the protein MTGGFTTARPEARQPKALPGFSHINRYWDKMHDVYAAKILPGEYYVSLEGEMIVTVLGSCVSACIRDSVFGIGGMNHFMLPIGAAGGGSNSTWNNAATRYGNFAMEALINDVLKHGGRRENLELKIFGGGMVMEHMTNIGKQNIAFVHEFIKTEGLKLLAEDLGGIYPRKVHYFPQSGKVRMKKLRSMHNRTIIEREADYMDSLETKPIEGEIDLF